A part of Brassica rapa cultivar Chiifu-401-42 chromosome A05, CAAS_Brap_v3.01, whole genome shotgun sequence genomic DNA contains:
- the LOC103868658 gene encoding putative two-component response regulator ARR19, whose product MSEASRTDDGDRTLFKQRETSQISSFLNEFPASANVLVVEPNFVTLRKMKNLMIKYGYQVTVYADAEAALAFLRNCEHGINLVIWDFHMPRINGIQALKIICTKMDLPVVIMSDDDRKTSVMQATVHGACYYVMKPIRKEIIATIWQHIVRKRMMSKSGLIPPVQLDAVQNHDGFKENKDDSMPVDQGNSEQNINMIGEKAEKKPQIGENLPIQSDSVQNNGSDQDNNDSWTKSPYNSEQNMDGEERKQPKTRVVWTNDLQEKFLKAVDILGGARKANPKPLLKMLEDMNIKGLTRRHVCSHLQKYRLSLEGKEITQQMQEFGWSSACTTSPLLGLNNVHTATSSLINGGASYPVQENQYQNGYMEVNNNHAASSTLMNGRATYPVQDNQYQNGYLGVNNNQVMTNTMPYDFDHDHYLQKQKPEKASSIDIPEDLGLAYTMPRLPYNLGHGNHLQHEQQHQLSHQWNNVMSNNEPELPSSNGVTGVGGTYPSLPYDPNEFYNYNQ is encoded by the exons ATGTCGGAGGCAAGTAGAACCGATGATGGCGATAGAACTCTGTTTAAGCAGCGAGAAACTTCTCAAATCAGCTCTTTTCTCAACGAATTTCCGGCGAGTGCTAATGTTCTTGTTGTCGAACCCAATTTTGTAACTTTACGTAAGATGAAAAACCTCATGATCAAATACGGCTATCAAG TGACGGTTTATGCGGATGCAGAAGCAGCTCTCGCGTTTCTGAGAAACTGTGAACATGGGATTAATCTCGTGATCTGGGATTTTCATATGCCTAGAATTAATGGAATCCAAGCTCTCAAAATCATTTGTACAAAGATGGATCTGCCTGTCGTAA TTATGTCTGATGATGACCGAAAAACATCGGTGATGCAAGCAACGGTTCATGGTGCATGCTACTATGTTATGAAACCGATTAGAAAGGAGATCATAGCCACCATATGGCAACACATTGTACGCAAGAGGATGATGTCTAAATCAGGTTTAATTCCACCGGTTCAATTAGATGCGGTTCAGAATCACGATGGTTTCAAGGAAAACAAAGATGACTCCATGCCCGTGGACCAAGGTAATAGTGAACAAAACATCAATATGATAGGAGAAAAGGCAGAAAAGAAACCGCAAATTGGAGAAAATCTACCAATCCAATCAGATTCGGTTCAGAATAACGGTTCAGACCAAGACAACAACGATTCATGGACCAAAAGCCCATACAACAGTGAACAAAACATGGATGGAGAAGAAAGAAAGCAACCGAAGACACGGGTGGTGTGGACTAATGATCTTCAAGAGAAATTTCTCAAAGCCGTCGATATTCTTGGTGGTGCAAGAA AAGCTAATCCCAAGCCACTTCTCAAAATGCTGGAAGACATGAATATCAAAGGGCTCACTAGAAGACATGTGTGTAGTCATCTTCAG AAATATCGTCTTAGTCTTGAGGGAAAAGAAATCACTCAACAGATGCAAGAGTTTGGTTGGTCCAGTGCATGTACAACTTCACCTCTCTTAGGTTTGAACAATGTTCACACTGCAACATCGTCCCTTATAAATGGTGGAGCCTCTTACCCGGTCCAGGAGAATCAGTATCAAAATGGCTACATGGAAGTGAACAACAACCACGCTGCATCATCGACCCTTATGAATGGTCGAGCTACTTACCCGGTCCAGGATAATCAGTATCAAAATGGCTACTTGGGAGTGAACAACAACCAGGTCATGACCAATACTATGCCTTATGATTTTGACCATGATCACTATTTGCAGAAGCAGAAGCCTGAAAAAGCTTCCAGCATCGATATACCGGAGGATCTCGGACTGGCGTATACTATGCCTCGTTTGCCCTATAATCTTGGCCATGGGAACCATCTCCAGCATGAACAACAACATCAGCTTTCTCATCAATGGAATAACGTGATGAGTAACAATGAACCGGAACTACCTTCCAGCAATGGTGTAACGGGCGTTGGGGGGACTTATCCAAGTTTACCGTATGACCCAAACGAGTTCTATAATTATAATCAGTAA